A region from the Manihot esculenta cultivar AM560-2 chromosome 13, M.esculenta_v8, whole genome shotgun sequence genome encodes:
- the LOC110629225 gene encoding uncharacterized protein LOC110629225, which translates to MLSGPARAWFNSLETGSIRSFGDLATRFISRFIAGVPADRKTSYLEIVRQRRDESLREYVARFNTEALQIPELDEGRAVEAMQKGTTSSEFFGSLSRKPPTSLAKLMKIAEKYIRLDDALVTSRFAKGAVDKGKAPEERRSKAGEEARQKV; encoded by the coding sequence atgctctcggggccagcacggGCATGGTTTAACAGCCTTGAGACAGGAAGCATTAGaagctttggagatctggccactcgcttcatcagccggttcattgcTGGGGTGCCTGCAGACAGAAAGACGAGTTATCTGGAGATAGTCAGGCAGAGAAGGGATGAATCGCTCAGGGAGTACgttgcccgtttcaatacggaggccttgCAGATCCCCGAGCTAGATGAGGGCAGAGCTGTGGAGGCAATGCAGAAAGGGACAACCTCGTCCGAGTTCTTCGGTTcgttgagcaggaagcctcccaCCTCATTAGCGAAGCTAATGAAGATAGCAGAAAAGTACATCAGGCTggatgatgccttggtgacGAGCAGGTTTGCCAAAGGAGCAGTAGATAAGGgaaaagccccggaggagagaAGAAGCAAGGCAGGAGAAGAAGCAAGGCAGAAGGTCTGA